The stretch of DNA AATCATATTCTTCTTTTTATTCAGATTCACTTCCATCATATCAGTGTAATTCTGTTTGCGCTCCTCCGGATTCTTCGATAAGGAAACCAGCCACTTGTCGTGCTTCATCGACATAACGTAAGGATCACCAAGTTGAAACTTCTTGCCGTTGAATGGGAATCGTACTTCGAAGCGGTCTGGTTCATCCCTCGCGTGAGTCTCCCTGTGAAACTGCTCGGCGGCTGCTTCTGCTGCCGACAGTGGTCGATGCTTTTGTTCTTGGCGACTGAACTGGCAAACACGTGTACGCTGTGCACTCCTCTTCATTTGCACTGACCCTCCAGCGACCCAGCCAAGCTCGGTTTCAGCCAACGTAATCGAACTATTTTGTAGCTTCAAACGCCCACTCCTAACCAAGTCGAAGAATATTTCGTTGCCGATGATCAAATCCACTTCTGCTGCAACATGGAACGATGGATCCGCTAGCTGTATGCCGGTTGGTATCTTCCAGGATCTAGAATCAATCTCAACCAGTGGAATATTCGCTGAAATTCTGGGTACGACTAAGAAATCCAATTCTCTCGTTGTATACGAGTTGATCCGAGAGCGAATTTTTGTCGACACAAGATGTCTTACATTCGTTTGGATGTCGTTGAGGCCGCTGATTGGGAGGTCGATTCGGCTCATCTTCAGCTTCAATCTATTGGCCAATTTCTCTGTGAGAATATGACTGTCAGATCCCGAATCCAGCAATGCTCGACATTTGACGGTGGATCCTCCATGTCCCACTACCAAGACCTCTGCAGTTGACAGTAGCACCTGCCGTTTTTCCGTTTCCAAGCGCACGTTCTGTGCGCACATTGTAGTTGCACGTGCACCATCTGCTTCCTGCCTATTTGATTCGTTGGCATCTTCCAGCGTGACTGGAAACGAAGACctggtttgttcgctggggtgCAAAAGACTATGATGCTTCCGACCACAACCTTGGACCTTGCACCCCTGATCGGACTCGCAATCAATGGCCCGATGATTTCTTTTCAAACAGTTGTAGCACAAGCCTACCCTTGCGGCTACGGACTTCCGTTCAACGAAATTCATGTTCTGGAACTTCGAACACTTGTAGATCGAGTGCTCGGCCTGACAACACGGACACGTTTCTGTAGATGTTTGGATAAAAGACTTCCGTGGATGTGCTGGCACCTTGTGACCAACTACTGCATCACGTTGTCTCGTTTGAAGCGTTGGTTGTCCTTTCTGCTGCTGCTCTGAGCGATTCGTTCGCTGCAGAACGCGTCCTCGTTCACGAAGAAACTCTATGAACGTTTCGTATTCTGGTACCTCTCCTTTGGGCACCTTCATCTCCCACTGCTCCTGTGTCACTTTGTCCAACTTTTTGTAGATAACGTTAAGCAAAATCAACTCTCCCAGACCTTCGACAGGAAAGCTGTGACCCTCCAAGGCATCAACATGCTTCGAGCAGGTTTCCACTAGTTCCGAAATCGATTTCGCTTGGTTGTCCTTGCTAACGTTTGCGCAATTCAAAATAGCGTCGATGTGCGCATCCAATATAAGCCGCTTATCCTCATAGGCATCCTCAAGAATCTTCCAGGCCTTCTCGTAGTCGTTGTTGTTCACGACGTCTTGGTCAATTTTGCTCTTCGCATCACCTTCGAGAGAATTACGCAAGTGCAATATCTTCATCGCCGGTGTCTCGTTCTGATATTTCGCCATGATGCTGTTGAAGAGGCTCTTGAAGCTATACCAGTTCTCCGGTGTCCCATCAAATGTTGGAAACGGAGCGTGCAATTGCGGGGCAGCTGCCTGCACGATAATCGGTTGCTGGACACCTGGAATGCTTAAACTGTGTGACGTACCTGGATTTACGCGACCTGCCTCCTGCGCTTGGGCGATTCGTGTTTGCAAATCAACGTAAAGTTCGTTGTGGATGTCCTCGAATACCGCATACTCCTGACGTATTACGGTTCGTTGTTCCTTCGGCAGCAGTGCGGACATTTCGACATGAACCTTATCGAACTCATCCGCGCACCGCCGCAGTGTTTCAAGGTGAAGGCTGAGCAAATGTATGCTGACACCTTCTCGCAATGACTCCTTCATTCGTATCAATTTCTCCGTGATGAGATCACGCCGATCCGTCAACACTTCCAGTTTCGATTCCATCGCTTTCTTCTTCTCAAGAACTTGTTTTGCAATCTTTTGTTCCGCCACCGATGGAACTGGCGGCGCTTCCTCACTTCGCGATCCCGTTAACGCTTCCAAAATATTTCGTTTCGAAATCGTTTTCAACACTCCCCGCGGTGTTTCACTATCGCTCATGTTTGTTCACTCTAGTACAAGCATCACAGGCACACTGTCTTCGCTTTCTAGACCACTGTTCACACGTGCCAAGGACACGTTCAAGGGTAATGCTAATGCTTCTTCTTTGGCCTAAGCCGAACCACGCACACGGTGCGTTCAAATGTTTAAAACACGGTTGTGTCACGCGCACAACCTACAGCTTTCACCTGAACATATCACATGCACTCTTCCTGGCTGTCTTCGGCGATGTGCCACACCTCATTCAACCGACGTACAGTTTTCGCTTATAGCCACGGGCTATTCCGATTACCACGATTTGGCCACGGGCCGCACTACTGCGCACGATGCAGTCAATTTACACTATGTCACGGACATGAGTAATCATTTTCATCTTCCGGTCACGGACCGCACTTCTGCACTAGGTGCTCTTCTCCCACACGCGTAACAACAACTTCCGAAACATCCGGGAAAACCGATCACAACATCCGGCTCGAATGGACCAAAATGTTCCAACGATAGCTAAGGAGTTGGTCTTcaccggaaggaatttcagatgcGCTGAATGATTAACGCGTAGTTAAATTAAACGAAacactttatttgaaaattttacatCTTTTGTCTCCGCGACGACTTTACACCGCGAAGCTTCCTAGTGGACTGTTACATGTTCATTCATGCCTGTCGATCACTTGCCTATTCCGTTTTGAATGGTTTTCTATTCTCCACACTACCTAGTGAGCTTTCATTCTAGGCGCGCAAACTGTCTACACAGAAAAGTTCCTACCTATCACTGCGTTCTATCCTACAGGGCGCCCAAATGTATATTTTTTCGTAATAGTTCGTGACGTCATACAATATTCATTTTTCTTTCGTAACATATTCATTTCGCGTAAACagtacctatagtggacccttttgagtgtttacattcattaaatagttaaaatatcCGATTTTTGTGGCCACTGGGCAATTCGTTCGCCAAgaactgctgtgtagcaatgtaattgatgttctcccggtggaagttgcctggaaacagttgatttgggcatttatattcTAGTTTTTCtatagggggtccactataggcgcagggtccactactagcacacaacccctagaATAAGCGAGGTTACCGGTTTCAGAACGGAAACATTTTTGTCAAAGCCACATGGTCAAGTTGGTGAATTTGGCCCAAAAATGTTGTTTCATTGATTATTTGGCATTGAAATTCGTATTTCGTACTGGCAAATATAACATTATTTTCAATATGCCAAttggttttttttaaattatgaaacaTTTGTTGATTTTTTAATGTTATACGAAAGTGCACCCTCTGATTGTttgtcagatttttagaacttaactgcccccactcgcataacagtcccatttgcaaaaagtaggaattgagaaaatggcatttgaagtttgaaaacttgtttccatataaaactttgaaaaatcgccaaattttgaaaaatatttcgatcatctcgaaacattcacagattgctttgcacatgaatatataactgtaaaaaatattacaataactacaaagttgttcagttttgtgttacgtaacacaaaaatccatgatgggactgttatgcgggtacttttcatatgggacgctcataacttggtattgttttcacacattgacataaaaattcgcaatttttattgttgtttttggaagtacataaaaaatgatgactattcataacgttaactcaaaagtgatgaaaagtcaaatgggactgttatgcgagtgggggcagttaatttgatacctaaaatcaattccaaagggtttcttttttttatatcaccttttgacagctctaCAAAATCCGACAGGGGTTATTTATCAAATCGCTCCCATGTAAGctcaaaattgatttttgaatacctctaaaattcatgaaaattcgaATTCCGGCCCAGTTTGGCGTATGCAATCTCCGCACCGTTAATGAAGTCCTATGAAGCCTATTGGAACTAAAACATTTACATACtaatttatttttgtaacaatcaACAATTTTGTTACTCGACGTACTTAAAGTTCATAGCGGTTCATATTTCTAAAATATCGTGTTACATGTTTCAGGGCCGAAAAGCTTATCCAGAACCTATCGTTCAGCGAACTGATTGTGCACGTCTCGAAAGACAAAGTTACCGATGGATGTTTGGCAACCTGGAGAACGCAGTTCCGCAAAGCCAAGGTGGCGTTGTGCGTTTTCAAAACGTGCTCCTTCACCGGGACGGACGAATCGGAAATGCGCCACCATCACGAGTTCTGTCCGACGCCATGTGAACTGCTGGAGTGCAAGAACTGTAAGTTCCAAACGGAGCATCGCGATCAAATGGTAAAACATATCAAGATGAAGCACACGGATGTGCTCGTTGGTATGACGGCGGGTGATAGCAGCGGAACGGACGCAAAGATGACTTCGGAATCATCGGACGATGATGGCACCTCTGGGACGAACGAAAACGAGGAAACTTTCATGGTGAGCTTCGACGACGATGACGGCAAGCCAAAAAAGCGAAAGAAATCTGTCGTGAAAACGTTCAAATTTTCTACCAGGGAACAATTCACCGATGATTGTGATGTCTATCGAGAGAGTAAGTCTTTCCATTTGCCTTCCACAGTACACCATTTTAAACTCTCTCTTTCCTGTAGTGATTCTGGACGAAATGCTCAATCTTCGAATGCTGAAGAGTGATTTTCATCTAACGGCACGCGAATGGATAACGGAATTCCGACGGTTGCACTACTCCCAGCAGATTCTGTTTCCAACGCTAAGGCCAGATTTGGACGTGCGGTTTCTTACGTTTAACATGGCCCATGAGTATCTTCCGAAGCAGGCTCATTCTTTGCGATTTACGATGCGAAGTACCAATCTGTACAACGCTCCGATTCAACTGAAGGAGTACTCCGAAAAGTGGCAGCATCTGGAAGCCTTCACTGGGCAGGTGAACGAGAAGGAGTCAATATTCTATTGTGGAGGTCCGGTCGTGGCCCTGGAGTGGATGCCCGTGCCGGACGGACAAGTTGAACATCAGATTCTGGCCGTAGCATGCAAAAATGATTTTGAAGAGTTCTACATGGCAGATCGCATCTTCCCGGTGAAATGTTTAATCCAGATCTGGGACATGGGGGTTTTGGATAACAAAGAGTAAGTCCTTTTATTCCTCCTTGCATGTACTTTTAGGAGATTCTAACCTCTTTATTTCCTTTCAACAGAGTGTACAACAAAAAAGTGGGAAATTCGAAGCCCACGTTGATGTACTCTATTGCGTGCGACTTCGGTCCGATTTGGGCGTTGAAGTTCTGTCCCAGTGGATGCTACAACTCGAAGAACGCCGGTGATGATTACGAACGGTTGGGCCTGCTGGCCGCCGCCGGATCAGACGGAAACGTTCACATCTTTTCGCTGGGGCGCAGTTACGAACACCTGATCTCGAATAGCTGCCGAGTGGTCAAAATGCCACCGGTGCTCAAACTTACCCTATCGATGGCGGACGAGAGTTGCTGTTCGCAGTACGAGTCGCACAGTGTCGTAAAGCTTTCGTGGTCCAAGAGCAAGAATCACTCGATCCTAGCAGCTGGCTACTCCAACGGAACGGTGGCCGTGTGGAATCTCACTACAACGTCGCCGCTGTTGACCGGTATGAAGGACAACGTTCGGGCTATGCTTCCCGTTCACAAGGTGTTCATCCCGGACTCTTGCGTGACCGCTGTGGACCTACATTACACGGATGATGCCCGTTATCTGCTGGTTTGCAATGCGGACAGAAAGGTCGTAGTTTACGATCTGGACACGGGCTACCTGCCAATGGAAGTTTGCAGTCTTAACGCTCGCAGTAAAGTGACGACGGCTTGTTGGAATACTCACTTCCCGCTGATAACGATGGCGTTCGACGACGTGTATGCCATCGACCGGTGCGCTTTGACGTTCCATCAACCCCGGGAGATTGGATTGCGGTTGCATCCTTTGTATACCTTTACGGCGGAAGCAACTGACATGAGCAGTAGTGACCATCTCTCGACCCATGTGATTGGAACCGATGGCGGCGACGTGTTGAGTCATAAACCGATGGCCTATGTTCATAACATGGGCCAAAAGAACCCGCAGAATATAAAATATGTAAGATCGGAAAGGAGGTTGGGTAGGAAGTAAAGGAAGTTGTAATAAAACATTTGTTTCTGTGTTTTGTAGGTTCTCACGTCAACGCTTTCGGTAAAAATCCACGATGAGCCGATGGACAATTCATACGCTAAGTTTGAGAGAAACTACTGCGTGTTGTTTTCGGACCACGATAAGGTAAGCTGCCATTATAAAGAGTAGGGATCTTCAAACCTTTTAAAGCACTCGGTGAAACTTGCAAGTTGCAATTAAGATCATCAAATTTTTACGCACTTCTGCTCTGCTTTATCGATGTCACACTCAATTATCTTACCTCAAGTAATTGTCAGCGACCGTGCGTCTCCATGCATGCGGACGAATGTTTAGTGATTACGATCAAACGCGGTCACACACGTGTACAACGATTATTTTTCATTCACTCTTACCTACAACCTGTTTCGTCTACCCTCCCTCCCGCACAGAACCCCGCTCGAATGGACCTGAAATCGCTCCAGGTGAAAACGTTCCGACGTGCCCTGTTGCACGAGTATCCCGGCATCCGGATCAACCAGgtccagtggaatcccaacgatCAGTCCCACCAATACTACGCCATCGGGTATCAGGCTGGTTTCGTGCGCGTGCGGCCCATCCGACTGAAGTGAGTACGGCTATTCACGCTGGATGTGGTAGGATTTGTATAGCTTTTTAATCGATTGAGGATAAATGGTATGATGAAGTTGCTGATGAAGTGAATCTGGATATGTACCTACTGTCGAAAGTGGCGCGAAAGTTTTGTTTGTTTTAAAAGAGAGACTGATTTGGTTTAGATTATTGTTTAATACTTTGCAACAGAGAGGTGATATTTTAGTTTTGATCTTATTTCAAAACGATAGCAGGTGTATACATTTTCTTTCAGTTTTATTATTCGACATTGAGGAAACCCAAAAATGTAAGCAAACATCATGAGTAGAAACATACACTCACTTATACTATGGTAAGCAGTTTAAGTATTAGGTATACTTCAGCTGTACACTTAGATTTGGCCgtacaaaaaatccggaaattcagatttatctatttattttattaaaacaCAAAAGCAAATACAACACATAATTTTACTTgcaatacagaaaaaaaacaaccCACAGCACTCTTAGAAAAAGtggaacaaaaagaaaaatccaTACCAATTCCGTGTAGTCTAAGTCTTCTGTTCTTCGCCTTCTTCTCCCGGACCTCCGGTTTTTTCTGGTGAGTTGGTGGACGACGATGTTGTTTCTCCTTCCTCTCCGGTGGATCCTTCTCCGATGGTTCCCAGTTCACCTTCACCTTGACCTTCAGCCCCTTGGTCAGCGGTCGGAGTGCTCGAAGTAGCCGATTCCGAGGCCGACAATGAAGTGTCACTCTTCTTTCCACGGCGTTTCTTTTTGTGCTTCTTCTTTGTTTCCTCTCCAGCTTCCGCCTCTTCTTCAATATTGTCGTAATTTGGCGGAAATAGAAGAGCACATTCTTCCTGGCCTTCCACTGCGTTCTGGCTGATGTAGCACGGTCCTACGGCCGTCAGGGCCAACATCGCATGGCTAGTGGCTTTGGCCACCTTTAAAATCAACTTATCGTTGACGTTCGGCTTCAAACGCACGTAGCGTTCAGTCTTTTTAGCAATAAGCTCCGCTGTCTTGGGATCACCGGATGTGAAATAACCGTAAGCCATCACGTCTCGGTTGAACTTGGTGATCACCTCGAAGACGTCCCGCTTCTTGTAGGCGTCGAATACGATACAGATGTGTGGCGGTTCCGGAACAGGATCTGGTCCGAGAAAACTTTCGGTCAACTGGAAAGAAAAGGAAATAGAGTAAACATTTACATCAAAATGCTACATTTTTGTCAATTATTCTAAAGCTATGTCTTACATGTCTGAACAGCAGATAGAACAACGCAGCCGTTGCTCTTCGATTGGTGGGACTCCATACACCCGGGACGTAAATTTTCGGGCAACTTTCCTCGTCGAACGTTTCCTTCGAAGACGTGCTTTCTGAAGCTTTCAAATTGACGCTTtttttcttcttgggattcttatCGATCACCTTCCAGGTGCCATCATGAGCATTAAAAAGCATCTCCAGTGGTTCGATCAACGGTGGAATCACCTTTTCCACATTGCCATCGTTGTCTAGGACTTCGTTGGGTTCGGTCAGGTAGCGCACAAAATCACCGATGACATCCTCCGGAGCTCGATTCAAATCGTCCTGACGTTTCCAAACGTAGCCTTGAACTTCCTTGTAGAAGATGTGCTCGAAAATTTCATCCTCCATTCTGTTTTCACAGTCGAAATGAAGCACTTCCAACATCTTTGGATTCAAATATACCAAGCGCTTCTCTTTGAAGTGCAGATCATGCTTCTCAGCAAGTTCGTTCAATTTTTTGTATACATCCTTGTGGACATGTGGCATAAATAAAGTGATTCCCATGTCCTGAATATTCTCCATGATGGTATCCGTCACACTTATAATGTAATCCCGACGCTTCTTGATAGCAGCCTCCCGCTCTATTCTCTCGGCCTCATCTTCTATCGCCTTCCGAGCATCTTCCCGTTCCTGCTCTTCGGGAGTCAGCTCATACAGCTCATAGTATTTGCGTTCCACTTCTCCGGCACGACATTTTAGCTCGATGTCCAACTCTTCAGTGATGAGATTGATCAGTTTCGGAACATTGGTTCCGAACATAAGGTTTACTATTTTTCCATGCTGccaaaaaacaataattaagaaaaaaaatataacaatggttatttatgtaatgagttgcaaaatcgtacatttatccaacaagacattctgagttggataaatatgaagaATGCTGAAAACCTCGAGTTTTCGACGAGTTTCTTCACTGTTGGCGAGTTGAATCAAGTGCATAAACTAcgacagacttcagtgggctggtttTGTGGGGCGAATATGGGATGAAGGAATTATGAAAAGAATATTCAGTAAGAGGTCAGGTGTAGAGCCAGGTAGAAATCAGCGACTTCGTGGACGGCTACATGCGGTGGAAGATTAGTATTCCGAAACATTCGGGGAAAAATATCGCCAAAGATTGTTGTGCGCTGTCCAAAATCTACCTACCTTGATGACTTTACTCCATCGCCGAGCGTATACCtaatagagcaccatcttcgtcggtcttaggCGATGTTCTTCCAGTTTCTCCGAACGTGTAGGAATCGCAGATCTTCCTCAACCGCATGCCGCTCACGAAGTCGCCGACCTCTACCTGGTTCACTGCTAAATATTGTTtttgctattctttcttccgacattcgcattgCGTGTCGAGCCCACTGTAGTCTGCcttattttatacgtttcacattaTTCGCTTCGTTGTACACTTGGTACTGTCGGATTTTGGTATACGAATAACAACGCGTTCTAATTTACCGTTTTATATTTCTGAGATATTTATCCCGCACCGGCGTACAACTTCTCGGTCCGTTCGTTCACACACAAACTCCCACCTCTCTTACCCGGAAACCGCCTCGAGCTCACGTCCACCATCTCAGTGTAGCCAACTGTCCCACTCTAACAATTATCTATCAAGTCAGGGCCGGCGTTAGGCTAGACCTGACATCCCCCCTTTACTTAATAATCATGAACAGCGTTGATTTGGTAATCCTTCAAATATGTTGGCACCCGAAGCGATCGTGATGGACGTTGTTCTTGAAGAGGCATCAACTCCGTTTTCCGTGGCGAGTTTGGAATACCCGCTGTTGACTTCTGTGAATCTTCTTCGACTTAGATCTGTTCGGCGCCTCCAGTTTCCAACGACGTGTTCTTTATTAGCGGTTTTAGATGAGCTACGTTCCGGTGTATGATGCGGTTCGATTCCGTTGAACATAGCGTTGCATCTGATCCCGTCACTTCAATAATCTTGAATTCCTCAGGATGGACAGTTGTAGAAAGCTTTTTCGATTTGCACATTCTTTTATCCACCACGGTGTCTCCTTCCTTGAACTCGGAGGGCTTTGCATGGCGGCGGGCGTTGCTATACTCAGCGTCCTTGAGTTTGTTGGTCCAATCCTTGTCGCGTACCTCCTCCTCATCCAAAAGCATTCTTCTATGATCGATTCCCGGCAGCTTGTCACGCAAGACTCGTCCGAACATAAGCACCGATGGTGCTTCTCCGGTTGTAGCATGTGGAGTGGAGTTGTACATAAGTAGGAAGGTACGTAAGTCCCAAATCCAGTCCTCACTTCCAGCTTCTTGGCTTATTTTCAGATGCTTTAGGATAGTTTTGTTCGCTCGCTCCACCTCTCCATTAGCTTCCGGCTAATAGGGCGTGGTTCTGCGAAGCTGAATGCCGTATTCTCGACAGTATGCTTTCAACTCCTCACTAATGAATTGTGGACCATTATCCGCCTTTATGGTTTCCGGAACGCCAAATCTACAGAAAGATTCGTGAAGAGCTTGGATGGTGTGTCTTGCCGTGATCTGCTTCATAACTACCACTTCGGTGAACCTGCTGAAATAATCAACTATGACAAAAAGGTTGTGACCAGAAGGCAATGGCCCCATGAAATCCACCGCTATGTCAATCCACGGTTTGATTGGCATTCTAGTTCTACGGAGTGGTTCCGGAACCCCAAGCGACGAGACTAGCGTGCACTGTTTACACCGTTTGACACAGCTTTCCACTGCTTTGTCCATCAACGGCCACCAGACTTTTTGTCGCAAACGCCGCTTCATTGCTGCAATACCTGGATGGGCTTCGTGGGCCAAGCTTATTACTCGATCTCTCAATACTGTTGGGA from Aedes albopictus strain Foshan unplaced genomic scaffold, AalbF5 HiC_scaffold_68, whole genome shotgun sequence encodes:
- the LOC134284745 gene encoding uncharacterized protein LOC134284745, with protein sequence MSDSETPRGVLKTISKRNILEALTGSRSEEAPPVPSVAEQKIAKQVLEKKKAMESKLEVLTDRRDLITEKLIRMKESLREGVSIHLLSLHLETLRRCADEFDKVHVEMSALLPKEQRTVIRQEYAVFEDIHNELYVDLQTRIAQAQEAGRVNPGTSHSLSIPGVQQPIIVQAAAPQLHAPFPTFDGTPENWYSFKSLFNSIMAKYQNETPAMKILHLRNSLEGDAKSKIDQDVVNNNDYEKAWKILEDAYEDKRLILDAHIDAILNCANVSKDNQAKSISELVETCSKHVDALEGHSFPVEGLGELILLNVIYKKLDKVTQEQWEMKVPKGEVPEYETFIEFLRERGRVLQRTNRSEQQQKGQPTLQTRQRDAVVGHKVPAHPRKSFIQTSTETCPCCQAEHSIYKCSKFQNMNFVERKSVAARVGLCYNCLKRNHRAIDCESDQGCKVQGCGRKHHSLLHPSEQTRSSFPVTLEDANESNRQEADGARATTMCAQNVRLETEKRQVLLSTAEVLVVGHGGSTVKCRALLDSGSDSHILTEKLANRLKLKMSRIDLPISGLNDIQTNVRHLVSTKIRSRINSYTTRELDFLVVPRISANIPLVEIDSRSWKIPTGIQLADPSFHVAAEVDLIIGNEIFFDLVRSGRLKLQNSSITLAETELGWVAGGSVQMKRSAQRTRVCQFSRQEQKHRPLSAAEAAAEQFHRETHARDEPDRFEVRFPFNGKKFQLGDPYVMSMKHDKWLVSLSKNPEERKQNYTDMMEVNLNKKKNMISATAKDKTKTYYRSREWLQGSEHVLSQRSQRGVNVYAK
- the LOC109621435 gene encoding uncharacterized protein LOC109621435 (The sequence of the model RefSeq protein was modified relative to this genomic sequence to represent the inferred CDS: added 195 bases not found in genome assembly), encoding MAKKGGVQQLQAEINTDEEFEKFLERDGLLVMDIYTDWCGPCTGMVGSLKKIKLELGGDNLQLAVCKSDEIEALKRFRNNSEPTWLFASHGKIVNLMFGTNVPKLINLITEELDIELKCRAGEVERKYYELYELTPEEQEREDARKAIEDEAERIEREAAIKKRRDYIISVTDTIMENIQDMGITLFMPHVHKDVYKKLNELAEKHDLHFKEKRLVYLNPKMLEVLHFDCENRMEDEIFEHIFYKEVQGYVWKRQDDLNRAPEDVIGDFVRYLTEPNEVLDNDGNVEKVIPPLIEPLEMLFNAHDGTWKVIDKNPKKKKSVNLKASESTSSKETFDEESCPKIYVPGVWSPTNRRATAALFYLLFRHLTESFLGPDPVPEPPHICIVFDAYKKRDVFEVITKFNRDVMAYGYFTSGDPKTAELIAKKTERYVRLKPNVNDKLILKVAKATSHAMLALTAVGPCYISQNAVEGQEECALLFPPNYDNIEEEAEAGEETKKKHKKKRRGKKSDTSLSASESATSSTPTADQGAEGQGEGELGTIGEGSTGEEGETTSSSTNSPEKTGGPGEEGEEQKT